The following proteins are co-located in the Manihot esculenta cultivar AM560-2 chromosome 9, M.esculenta_v8, whole genome shotgun sequence genome:
- the LOC110622639 gene encoding uncharacterized protein LOC110622639 isoform X2 produces MGDLRACSPDLNGTVLEEIPPPPPPPPPPPPLPRPSISNQAGISAETWQGAEAVTKGIIDQVQPTFVSEQRRKAVIDYVQRLIRNSLGCEVKLVKCLVQNIVVDISFNQLGGLCTLCFLEQVDRLIGKDHLFKCSIILIKAWCYYESRILGAHHGLISTYALETLVLYIFNLFHSSLNGPLAVLYKFLDYFSKFDWENYCISLNGPVRISSLPEIVVEAPENGGFDLLLSNDFLKECLEMFSVPARAYEANVRTFSLKHLNVVDPLKENNNLGRSVSKGNFYRIKSAFTYGARKLGRILSQPEESITDELSKFFSNTLDRHGSGQRPDVQDPVPSDRYPGFAGTTTFPGAELYEEDHTICESESLDSSGVTGECRLNHEQPLHRGHVKVSGGKVNGTIDELQNSANGATFSDNRLSGDAKDLATSRLQSLSISNDAGKSSAPSAEENESLMAKAYHTPHLYFSSSVTGDGEMINGSPELQHQESSGFTMKRVSSGIMPVPAEDTVYPVCNDIDNKQLVTSPEVLSPVRSTSHPLRFSSMAWSSEDLFPSLSSNQGSASTAGNPEAFKSLSDLSGDYESHLNSLHHGRWWYEYAFSSSLPSMSPQLLTQFQSKNSWDVIRRSGQFRKDVFSQMNVNGVVPRSVFYPMNPPMLPGGAFGMEEMPKPRGTGTYFPNTNHYKDRTLTARGRSQAPVRSPRSNSNGRIATSLEKILPDRNCRERELSQAQFHSHQGSGKFGFSDLRYASSPENKHYSNVNGSMHLSERMVEYGSIGHPPLVVSTTGGGGHPNSGSAPAHNSSVSPAIPGMQGPKPVPAIDHDRIAIQSYQLKDEGDFPPLSESSGKGLSICMVKKLERSEQ; encoded by the exons ATGGGCGACCTTCGAGCTTGCTCACCGGACTTAAACGGCACGGTGTTAGAGGAAATACCGCCGCCGCCTCCGCCTCCGCCTCCGCCCCCGCCTCTTCCTCGTCCTTCCATCTCAAACCAAGCGGGCATTAGTGCCGAGACGTGGCAGGGAGCCGAGGCCGTGACAAAGGGGATAATAGATCAGGTCCAGCCCACCTTTGTCTCCGAGCAGAGGAGGAAAGCGGTTATTGATTATGTGCAGAGGCTAATTAGGAATTCTCTTGGCTGTGAG GTTAAGCTTGTAAAGTGTCTGGTACAGAACATTGTAGTAGATATCTCCTTCAATCAGTTAGGAGGGCTATGTACGTTATGCTTTCTTGAGCAG GTTGATCGCCTAATTGGCAAAGATCATCTTTTCAAATGCAGTATTATACTGATTAAGGCTTGGTGCTATTATGAGAGCCGTATTCTTGGTGCTCATCATGGCTTGATATCTACCTATGCTTTGGAGACTTTGGTTCTATATATCTTCAATCTCTTCCATTCATCCTTAAATGGTCCTTTGGCT GTTCTCTATAAATTTTTGGACTACTTCAGTAAATTTGATTGGGAAAACTACTGCATCAGTTTGAATGGTCCAGTCCGAATATCTTCACTGCCAGAAATTGTGG TTGAGGCTCCAGAAAATGGTGGATTTGATCTATTGCTTAGTAATGATTTCCTGAAGGAATGTCTGGAAATGTTCTCAGTTCCTGCAAGAGCATATGAGGCAAACGTACGGACATTTTCCCTAAAGCATCTTAATGTAGTCGACCCATTGAAAGAAAATAACAACCTTGGTCGTAGTGTAAGCAAAG GAAACTTTTACCGAATAAAGAGTGCTTTCACATATGGTGCTCGAAAGCTTGGTCGCATCCTTTCTCAGCCAGAAGAAAGCATAACAGATGaactttctaaatttttttctaaCACTTTAGATAGGCATGGAAGTGGACAAAGGCCTGATGTTCAAGATCCTGTACCCTCAGATAGATATCCTGGATTTGCTGGCACAACAACATTTCCAGGTGCAGAGTTGTATGAAGAAGATCATACAATTTGTGAATCAGAATCTTTGGATTCAAGTGGTGTAACTGGAGAATGTAGATTGAATCATGAGCAACCTTTGCATAGAGGCCATGTTAAGGTATCAGGAGGGAAAGTAAATGGAACAATTGATGAACTGCAAAATTCTGCAAATGGGGCTACTTTTTCAGATAATCGTCTTTCTGGGGATGCAAAAGACCTTGCAACTTCCAGACTGCAAAGTCTCTCAATTTCAAATGATGCAGGTAAATCTTCTGCTCCAAGTGCTGAAGAGAATGAATCTCTGATGGCCAAAGCATATCATACACCACATCTCTATTTTTCATCCTCAGTCACGGGGGATGGGGAAATGATAAATGGGAGTCCAGAATTGCAACATCAAGAAAGTTCTGGTTTTACAATGAAGAGAGTGTCCTCTGGGATTATGCCAGTTCCTGCTGAAGATACGGTCTATCCTGTCTGTAATGACATTGATAACAAGCAGTTGGTCACAAGCCCCGAGGTTCTATCCCCTGTCAGATCAACAAGTCATCCATTACGCTTCAGTTCAATGGCTTGGTCCTCTGAAGATCTTTTTCCTAGCCTTTCCAGCAATCAGGGCTCTGCTAGTACTGCTGGAAATCCTGAAGCCTTCAAGTCCTTGTCAGATCTTAGTGGGGATTATGAGAGTCACTTAAACAGTTTGCATCATGGTCGATGGTGGTATGAGTATGCATTTAGTTCATCTCTTCCTTCTATGTCTCCACAGCTGCTTACTCAGTTCCAGAGCAAGAATTCATGGGATGTTATAAGACGATCAGGGCAGTTCAGGAAGGATGTGTTCTCCCAGATGAATGTCAATGGTGTTGTCCCAAGATCAGTTTTCTACCCTATGAACCCACCCATGCTACCTGGTGGAGCCTTTGGTATGGAAGAGATGCCAAAGCCACGGGGAACAGGAACATATTTTCCCAACACG AACCATTACAAGGATAGGACCTTGACTGCTAGGGGAAGGAGTCAAGCACCTGTAAGGTCTCCTCGTTCCAATTCCAATGGTCGCATTGCAACCTCCCTGGAGAAAATTTTGCCAGACAGAAATTGCCGAGAACGTGAGCTGTCACAAGCACAATTTCATAGCCACCAAGGCAGTGGAAAGTTTGGATTTTCAGATCTTCGCTATGCTAGTTCTCCTGAAAACAAACATTATTCCAATGTAAATGGTTCAATGCATCTGTCAGAGAGGATGGTAGAATATGGGTCAATTGGGCACCCACCACTTGTTGTCTCCACAACAGGAGGTGGTGGGCATCCAAATTCAGGTTCTGCACCAGCTCACAACTCTAGTGTGAGCCCAGCAATACCAGGGATGCAAGGGCCAAAACCTGTTCCTGCCATTGATCATGATAG GATTGCCATACAATCATACCAATTGAAAGATGAAGGTGATTTTCCCCCTCTATCTGAGTCTAGTGGGAAGGGATTGTCTATCTGTATGGTTAAGAAGCTTGAAAGATCGGAACAGTGA
- the LOC110622639 gene encoding uncharacterized protein LOC110622639 isoform X1: protein MGDLRACSPDLNGTVLEEIPPPPPPPPPPPPLPRPSISNQAGISAETWQGAEAVTKGIIDQVQPTFVSEQRRKAVIDYVQRLIRNSLGCEVFPFGSVPLKTYLPDGDIDLTAFGGMNIEEALANDVCSVLEREDQSRTAEFVVKDVQLIRAEVKLVKCLVQNIVVDISFNQLGGLCTLCFLEQVDRLIGKDHLFKCSIILIKAWCYYESRILGAHHGLISTYALETLVLYIFNLFHSSLNGPLAVLYKFLDYFSKFDWENYCISLNGPVRISSLPEIVVEAPENGGFDLLLSNDFLKECLEMFSVPARAYEANVRTFSLKHLNVVDPLKENNNLGRSVSKGNFYRIKSAFTYGARKLGRILSQPEESITDELSKFFSNTLDRHGSGQRPDVQDPVPSDRYPGFAGTTTFPGAELYEEDHTICESESLDSSGVTGECRLNHEQPLHRGHVKVSGGKVNGTIDELQNSANGATFSDNRLSGDAKDLATSRLQSLSISNDAGKSSAPSAEENESLMAKAYHTPHLYFSSSVTGDGEMINGSPELQHQESSGFTMKRVSSGIMPVPAEDTVYPVCNDIDNKQLVTSPEVLSPVRSTSHPLRFSSMAWSSEDLFPSLSSNQGSASTAGNPEAFKSLSDLSGDYESHLNSLHHGRWWYEYAFSSSLPSMSPQLLTQFQSKNSWDVIRRSGQFRKDVFSQMNVNGVVPRSVFYPMNPPMLPGGAFGMEEMPKPRGTGTYFPNTNHYKDRTLTARGRSQAPVRSPRSNSNGRIATSLEKILPDRNCRERELSQAQFHSHQGSGKFGFSDLRYASSPENKHYSNVNGSMHLSERMVEYGSIGHPPLVVSTTGGGGHPNSGSAPAHNSSVSPAIPGMQGPKPVPAIDHDRIAIQSYQLKDEGDFPPLSESSGKGLSICMVKKLERSEQ from the exons ATGGGCGACCTTCGAGCTTGCTCACCGGACTTAAACGGCACGGTGTTAGAGGAAATACCGCCGCCGCCTCCGCCTCCGCCTCCGCCCCCGCCTCTTCCTCGTCCTTCCATCTCAAACCAAGCGGGCATTAGTGCCGAGACGTGGCAGGGAGCCGAGGCCGTGACAAAGGGGATAATAGATCAGGTCCAGCCCACCTTTGTCTCCGAGCAGAGGAGGAAAGCGGTTATTGATTATGTGCAGAGGCTAATTAGGAATTCTCTTGGCTGTGAG GTATTCCCATTTGGGTCAGTTCCACTGAAAACCTATCTTCCTGATGGAGATATTGATTTGACAGCATTTGGTGGTATGAATATTGAGGAGGCACTGGCTAATGATGTCTGCTCTGTCCTTGAAAGGGAAGATCAGAGCAGGACTGCTGAGTTTGTTGTGAAGGATGTTCAGTTAATAAGAGCAGAG GTTAAGCTTGTAAAGTGTCTGGTACAGAACATTGTAGTAGATATCTCCTTCAATCAGTTAGGAGGGCTATGTACGTTATGCTTTCTTGAGCAG GTTGATCGCCTAATTGGCAAAGATCATCTTTTCAAATGCAGTATTATACTGATTAAGGCTTGGTGCTATTATGAGAGCCGTATTCTTGGTGCTCATCATGGCTTGATATCTACCTATGCTTTGGAGACTTTGGTTCTATATATCTTCAATCTCTTCCATTCATCCTTAAATGGTCCTTTGGCT GTTCTCTATAAATTTTTGGACTACTTCAGTAAATTTGATTGGGAAAACTACTGCATCAGTTTGAATGGTCCAGTCCGAATATCTTCACTGCCAGAAATTGTGG TTGAGGCTCCAGAAAATGGTGGATTTGATCTATTGCTTAGTAATGATTTCCTGAAGGAATGTCTGGAAATGTTCTCAGTTCCTGCAAGAGCATATGAGGCAAACGTACGGACATTTTCCCTAAAGCATCTTAATGTAGTCGACCCATTGAAAGAAAATAACAACCTTGGTCGTAGTGTAAGCAAAG GAAACTTTTACCGAATAAAGAGTGCTTTCACATATGGTGCTCGAAAGCTTGGTCGCATCCTTTCTCAGCCAGAAGAAAGCATAACAGATGaactttctaaatttttttctaaCACTTTAGATAGGCATGGAAGTGGACAAAGGCCTGATGTTCAAGATCCTGTACCCTCAGATAGATATCCTGGATTTGCTGGCACAACAACATTTCCAGGTGCAGAGTTGTATGAAGAAGATCATACAATTTGTGAATCAGAATCTTTGGATTCAAGTGGTGTAACTGGAGAATGTAGATTGAATCATGAGCAACCTTTGCATAGAGGCCATGTTAAGGTATCAGGAGGGAAAGTAAATGGAACAATTGATGAACTGCAAAATTCTGCAAATGGGGCTACTTTTTCAGATAATCGTCTTTCTGGGGATGCAAAAGACCTTGCAACTTCCAGACTGCAAAGTCTCTCAATTTCAAATGATGCAGGTAAATCTTCTGCTCCAAGTGCTGAAGAGAATGAATCTCTGATGGCCAAAGCATATCATACACCACATCTCTATTTTTCATCCTCAGTCACGGGGGATGGGGAAATGATAAATGGGAGTCCAGAATTGCAACATCAAGAAAGTTCTGGTTTTACAATGAAGAGAGTGTCCTCTGGGATTATGCCAGTTCCTGCTGAAGATACGGTCTATCCTGTCTGTAATGACATTGATAACAAGCAGTTGGTCACAAGCCCCGAGGTTCTATCCCCTGTCAGATCAACAAGTCATCCATTACGCTTCAGTTCAATGGCTTGGTCCTCTGAAGATCTTTTTCCTAGCCTTTCCAGCAATCAGGGCTCTGCTAGTACTGCTGGAAATCCTGAAGCCTTCAAGTCCTTGTCAGATCTTAGTGGGGATTATGAGAGTCACTTAAACAGTTTGCATCATGGTCGATGGTGGTATGAGTATGCATTTAGTTCATCTCTTCCTTCTATGTCTCCACAGCTGCTTACTCAGTTCCAGAGCAAGAATTCATGGGATGTTATAAGACGATCAGGGCAGTTCAGGAAGGATGTGTTCTCCCAGATGAATGTCAATGGTGTTGTCCCAAGATCAGTTTTCTACCCTATGAACCCACCCATGCTACCTGGTGGAGCCTTTGGTATGGAAGAGATGCCAAAGCCACGGGGAACAGGAACATATTTTCCCAACACG AACCATTACAAGGATAGGACCTTGACTGCTAGGGGAAGGAGTCAAGCACCTGTAAGGTCTCCTCGTTCCAATTCCAATGGTCGCATTGCAACCTCCCTGGAGAAAATTTTGCCAGACAGAAATTGCCGAGAACGTGAGCTGTCACAAGCACAATTTCATAGCCACCAAGGCAGTGGAAAGTTTGGATTTTCAGATCTTCGCTATGCTAGTTCTCCTGAAAACAAACATTATTCCAATGTAAATGGTTCAATGCATCTGTCAGAGAGGATGGTAGAATATGGGTCAATTGGGCACCCACCACTTGTTGTCTCCACAACAGGAGGTGGTGGGCATCCAAATTCAGGTTCTGCACCAGCTCACAACTCTAGTGTGAGCCCAGCAATACCAGGGATGCAAGGGCCAAAACCTGTTCCTGCCATTGATCATGATAG GATTGCCATACAATCATACCAATTGAAAGATGAAGGTGATTTTCCCCCTCTATCTGAGTCTAGTGGGAAGGGATTGTCTATCTGTATGGTTAAGAAGCTTGAAAGATCGGAACAGTGA
- the LOC110623791 gene encoding uncharacterized protein LOC110623791 isoform X1 produces MAANASRKIASVLLFFLLSLPSISLAYRPGDIVPMSKMGQYHSSRTLWQDVIGKHCPIFAVNREVLIPIPKPTGYTGADPYKISFQVGREKFLIPWLFLINRKSSEVPMIDVHLRYSGSDLHGVTAKVVDMPHHYIEIHPDIRKQFWDPQHWPKHVLVRYTWEEQSDIDVTSGFYVLFGSVVNTGLMLSFILSIYILQSSRDKLARFVMETVAESNIPAGGVAKVE; encoded by the exons ATGGCTGCGAATGCAAGTAGAAAAATTGCTTCGGTTTTACTGTTCTTTCTATTATCACTGCCATCGATTTCTCTCGCTTACAGGCCTGGAGACATAGTTCCCATGAGCAAGATGGGTCAATACCACTCG TCGAGAACTCTGTGGCAAGACGTGATCGGTAAACACTGCCCTATATTTGCTGTTAATCGCGAG GTTTTGATTCCAATACCAAAACCAACAGGTTATACAGGCGCTGATCCCTACAAAAT ATCATTTCAAGTCGGAAGAGAAAAGTTTCTAATTCCATGGTTGTTTCTGATAAATCGCAAAAGTTCTGAGGTTCCAATGATTGATGTGCACTTG AGATACTCAGGTAGCGATCTACATGGGGTCACTGCAAAAGTTGTAGACATGCCTCATCACT ATATTGAAATCCATCCAGACATTCGCAAGCAGTTCTGGGACCCTCAACATTGGCCTAAGCATGTTCTTGTAAGATACACATG GGAGGAACAATCAGATATTGATGTTACTTCTGGAttctatgtgttgtttggttcAG TTGTGAACACAGGGTTGATGCTGTCGTTCATTCTCTCAATCTATATCTTGCAGTCATCACGAGACAAATTAGCAAG GTTTGTAATGGAGACAGTTGCAGAAAGCAACATTCCTGCTGGAGGAGTGGCTAAAGTTGAATAA
- the LOC110623791 gene encoding uncharacterized protein LOC110623791 isoform X2, producing the protein MAANASRKIASVLLFFLLSLPSISLAYRPGDIVPMSKMGQYHSSRTLWQDVIGKHCPIFAVNREVLIPIPKPTGYTGADPYKISFQVGREKFLIPWLFLINRKSSEVPMIDVHLRYSGSDLHGVTAKVVDMPHHYIEIHPDIRKQFWDPQHWPKHVLVRYTWEEQSDIDVTSGFYVLFGSGLMLSFILSIYILQSSRDKLARFVMETVAESNIPAGGVAKVE; encoded by the exons ATGGCTGCGAATGCAAGTAGAAAAATTGCTTCGGTTTTACTGTTCTTTCTATTATCACTGCCATCGATTTCTCTCGCTTACAGGCCTGGAGACATAGTTCCCATGAGCAAGATGGGTCAATACCACTCG TCGAGAACTCTGTGGCAAGACGTGATCGGTAAACACTGCCCTATATTTGCTGTTAATCGCGAG GTTTTGATTCCAATACCAAAACCAACAGGTTATACAGGCGCTGATCCCTACAAAAT ATCATTTCAAGTCGGAAGAGAAAAGTTTCTAATTCCATGGTTGTTTCTGATAAATCGCAAAAGTTCTGAGGTTCCAATGATTGATGTGCACTTG AGATACTCAGGTAGCGATCTACATGGGGTCACTGCAAAAGTTGTAGACATGCCTCATCACT ATATTGAAATCCATCCAGACATTCGCAAGCAGTTCTGGGACCCTCAACATTGGCCTAAGCATGTTCTTGTAAGATACACATG GGAGGAACAATCAGATATTGATGTTACTTCTGGAttctatgtgttgtttggttcAG GGTTGATGCTGTCGTTCATTCTCTCAATCTATATCTTGCAGTCATCACGAGACAAATTAGCAAG GTTTGTAATGGAGACAGTTGCAGAAAGCAACATTCCTGCTGGAGGAGTGGCTAAAGTTGAATAA